The region GCTCGGCGAGCAGCAACGCACACCGACGGGCCAGTCCGGCGGCGGCCCGCCGCATCAACGTGTCCGGCGGTAGCGTGGCCAGCAACGCCGCCTCCGCCGCCCGTACGTCCGCAACCCGCCACACCGGCCTCATGACGTCACCTCACTAAGTGGGGTCAGCTCTCCGCCACCACCATCGCCGAGGCGATGCCACCGTCGTGCGACAGCGACAGGTGCCACCGATTGACGCCATGTGCGGTTGCGGCAGCAGCGACCGTACCGGAAACGGTCAGCCAGGGCCGCCCGTCTGGATCAGCGACCACCTCGCAGTCGTGCCAGTGCAGGCCGCTCGGCGCACCGAGTGCCTTGGCCACCGCCTCCTTGGCCGCGAAGCGGGCGGCCAGCGACTCCGGCGAACGCGGGTGACCGGAGCCGGTGGTCCGCTCCGCCTCGGTGAACAACCGGTCGGCGAGCAGCGGAGTGCGTTCCAACGCCCGGGTGAACCGGTCGACCAGCACCACGTCGATGCCGACTGCCACGATCATCGCTTCACCCTAGCCCGCACCGCGTCGGCTCACGCGAGCACCGGTGACACGTCAGGACGGGCCCCATCCCATCGCATCCGGGATGGGAAGGGGCACGTCCGACGGCACCTCACTCGACGGTGACCGACTTCGCCAGGTTGCGTGGCTGGTCCACGTCGTGGCCTCGGGCAGCGGCGATCTCGCAGGCGAACACCTGCAACGGGATGGTGGTCATCAGCGGCGCCAGCAGGGTCGGGGTACGCGGCACGTAGATCACGTGATCGGCGTACGGCAGCACCGCCGTGTCACCCTCCTCGGCGATCACGATGGTCCGGGCGCCCCGGGCCCGTACCTCCTGGATGTTCGACACGATCTTGTCGTGCAGCATGCCCCGGCCGGCGGGTGAGGGCACCACGCAGACCACCGGGGTGCCCTGGTCGATCAGGGCGATCGGGCCGTGCTTGAGTTCGCCGGCCGCGAACCCCTCGGCGTGCATGTAGGCCAGTTCCTTGAGCTTGAGCGCGCCCTCCAGGGCCACCGGATAGCCGACGTGCCGGCCGATGAAGAGTACGGTCGGCGCGGCCTTGAGTTCCCGGGCCAGTTGGCGGACCGGTTCGATCCCGGCCAGCAGTTCACGGATCTTGTCGGGTGTCTTGAGTAGCTGCTCGACGATCGCTCCGGCCTCGTCGGCGTACAGGTTGCCGCGCACCTGGGCCAGGTGCAGGCCGATCAGATAGCAGGCCACCAGCTGGGTCAGGAACGCCTTGGTGGAGGCGACGGCAATTTCGGGGCCGCCGTGGGTGTAGAGGACCGCGTCGGACTCCCGGGGGATGGTGGATCCGTTGGTGTTGCAGATGGCCAGCACTCGGGCCTTCTGTGCCTTGGCGTGGCGCAGCGCCATCAGGGTGTCCATGGTCTCGCCGGACTGGGAGATCGCCACGACCAGGGTGGACCGGTCGAGCACCGGGTCGCGGTAGCGGAACTCGCTGGCCAGTTCGACCTCGCACGGGATGCGGGTCCAGTGCTCGATGGCGTACTTGGCGACCAGTCCGGAGTGGTACGCGGTGCCGCAGGCGACGATGAAGACCTTGTCGACGTCGCGCAGGTCCTGGTCGCTGAGGCGTACCTCGTCGAGCATGATCTCGCCGCTGTCGGTGAGCCGGCCGAGCAGCGTGTCGGCGATCGCCTGTGGTTGCTCGGCGATCTCCTTGAGCATGAAGTACTCGTGGCCACCCTTCTCGGCGGCCGAGGCGTCCCAGTCGATGTGGAAGTCCTTGCCGGTGGCGGGCTGGCCGGCGAAGTCGGAGATCTCGATGGTGTCGCCGGTGATCAGGACGACCTGGTCCTGCCCCAGCTCGACCGCCTCCCGGGTGTGCTCGATGAACGCCGAGACGTCGCTGGCCAGGTAGTTCTCACCGGTGCCCCGGCCCACCACCAGCGGGGAGTTGCGCCGGGCTCCGACCACCGTGCCGGGCAGGCTGGCGTCGACGGCGAGCAGGGTGAAGGCACCTTCCAGGCGCTGGCAGACCGCCCGCATTGCCGCCGCGAGCAGCTGCGGCCCCTCCGGCTCCCCGGACGTACGGAGTTTCGTCAGCGCGGCGGAGAGCAGGTGTGCGGCGCACTCGGTGTCGGTGTCACTGGTGAACTGCACCCCGTCGGCTTCGAGTTCGGCGCGCAACTTGGCGAAGTTCTCGATGATCCCGTTGTGGATGACGGCAACCCGGCCGTCCCGGGCTACGTGTGGGTGGGCGTTGCGGTCGGTGGGGCCGCCGTGAGTGGCCCAGCGGGTGTGTCCGATCCCGGTGACACCGTCCCCGATGCCCAGCACGGTGCCGCTGTCGGTCGTCTCGCTGCTCGACCGCTCGGAGAGGGCCTTCTCCAGGTTGGCCAGTTTGCCGGCCCGTTTCTCGGTCAGCAGCTCGTCACCGCAGACGACGGCCACCCCCGCCGAGTCGTAGCCCCGATATTCCAGCCGCCGGAGTCCGTCCAGCACGATGCCCAACGCTGGCCGACTGCCGGCGTAGCCCACGATTCCACACATAGCCGGAGCCTAACCTAGTTTCGCTCACCATGCGTGCTCGAAAGCCAGGGAATCAAGCAGCAGGTTTGCTTGATACGGGGCTTCCGGGAACCAACCGGACCTAGCCCGCAGCCAGGCGGCACCCGGTCGATAGGGCATCCCGCGTGCATCACCGCCGACTGCGGTACGGGTCACCGCAGTCGGCATCCACCAGGTTGGGACCAGGCTCCACCCGGCTCAGCGGTACAGAGGTTGGGCTTGCGCGTTGCCTAGGTCGACTTCCCCGGCGTCGATGTCGTGCAGCGCGGCGCGTAGCGCGGCCTCTCCCGCATGATTGAACGAACGTTCGACCCTAGGCTGACGACGTGACGACGACATCGAGCGGCACCAAACGACACCGATCCGCAGATCCCCTGGTCCACCGCATGCGCCCGTTCGGCACGACGATCTTCGCCGAGATGTCGGCACTGGCGGCCCGAACCGGCGCGGTCAACCTCGGCCAGGGCTTTCCGGACACCGACGGGCCTGCCGAGATGCTGGCCGCAGCGGCACAGGCCGTCCACTCCGGACACAACCAGTACCCGCCCGGTCCGGGCATACTTCCCCTGCGCCAGGCGGTCGCCGACCACGAGCGCCGGTTCTGGGGACTGGAGTACGACCCCGACGGCGAGGTACTGATCACCGCTGGCGCGACCGAAGCGATCAGCGCCGCAATCCTGGCCCTGTGCGAAGCGGACGACGAGGTGATCTGCTTCGAGCCGTACTACGACTCGTACGCGGCGTCGATCGCGTTGGCCGGCGCGGTCCGCCGCCCGGTCACGCTACGGCCAGCCGACGACGGCCGGTACGCCTTCGACCCGGACGCCCTGCGTGCCGCGTTCGGCCCACGGACCCGGCTGGTGCTGCTTAACTCACCGCACAATCCGACGGGGAAGGTCTTCACCCGCGACGAGTTGACCCTGATCGCCGAACTCTGCCAGGAACACGACGTGTACGCGGTGACCGACGAGGTCTACGAGCATCTTGTCTTCACCGATGCCGCCACGACACACATTCCACTGGCCACGTTGCCCGGAATGGGGGACCGGACGCTGCGGATCTCCTCGGCGGGCAAGACGTTCTCCTGCACCGGCTGGAAGATTGGCTGGGCCAGCGGGCCGGCGGCCCTGGTCTCCGCGACGACCCGGGTCAAGCAGTTCCTTACCTTCGTCAACGGGGCACCACTACAGCCGGCGGTGGCCGTGGCGCTGGCCTTGCCCGACGGCTACTACGAGGGGTTCCGCGCGGGGATGCAGGCCCGCCGTGACCAACTCTCCGCCGGCCTGGCCACAGCCGGATTCGACGTGCTGACTCCAGAGGGGACCTACTTCATCACCGCTGACATCACCCGGCTCGGTGGACGCGACGGAGTGGAGTTCTGCCGTTCCCTGCCCGAACGGTGTGGCGTCGTGGCCGTACCCACCCAGGTCTTCTACGACGACGTGATCGCTGGACAACGCCTGATCCGCTTCGCCTTCTGCAAGCGCCCGGAGGTGCTCGACGACGCGGTCGACCGGCTGTCGACGATGCGACAGGTCGGCTGAGCCGCCCGCTCGCCGAGAAGTCAACCATCGGACGCCGACAATATAGACAAAGCTCTACACTGGCGATCGAACCGACTCGTACGGCGAATCAACCACGGGGGTGGCTACGCATGACGGCCAGTGGGACGAGCACGGCCAGCGCGGTCCAGGGGTTCCAACTCAGCGGTTTCATTCGACTGGCTCGACTGAGGTTTCTGCTCTACAACGTGCTTCCGGTAGGGCTCGGCGTCGCGGTGACCGTACACCTGGGGCATCCGCTGGATGTCAAGTGGTACGTCGTCGCTCAAGTCTTCGCCTGGGTCGTCCACCTGATGACGCACTACTGCAACGAGTACTTCGATCTGGAGGCCGACCGGGCGAACATCTACCACACGCCGTGGACCGGCGGCAGCCGCGCACTGGTGGACGGCTTGGTCGCACCGGTGGTCTCGCTGGGTACGGCCTTCCTCCTCTGGGTCGGCGGCATGCTGCTGGTGGCGGCGATGCCGACCACCTCGGCCCGGATACTGGGGGCCGTCACCCTGGCGCTGGCCTGGTTCTACACGGCACCGCCGCTGCGCTTCAACTACCGGGGACTAGGCGAACTCACGGTGGCGGCCATCCTCAACGGCCTGTGGCCGGTGGTCGCCGCGCTGCTTCAGGCTGACACGTTGCCGCTGATGCTACTGGCGATCCTGGCACCGACGGCGGTGCTCCAGGTCGCCCGAATGATGATTATGAACCTGGGTGACCGGGTGTCCGACGAGTCCGTCGGGAAACGCACCATTCCGGTGATCATCGGCTACTCCCGGGCAATCACGATGATCATCGCCGCCCAGGTGGTCGCCTACCTGCTGCTCACCCTCTTCGCCGTGGCCGGCTGGGTGCCGTGGCTGGTGTGGGCACCGATGACCGCCACCGCCGCCCTGTCGGTCTGGCTGGTCCGTCAACTCCGCCAAGGCGCGATGCGGGACGTCATTCCGGAACGGATGACCCCGGTGGTCTTCTGGGCCTCCAACCACGTCTCCCTGATCGTGTGCGCCGCCCTGGCCGGGGTCCTCGCCGACATCGTCGTACGGGGCAGCGGCGGGTCGGCCCCCCTCATCCTCGGCGCGGTCCTCGGCGGGTACGCCCTGCTGTTCGGGCATCGTCTCTGGTTGGCCAGTCGACGACAGCCGACACCTGCCAACCAACGAAAAGCCGACACAGCCCGGTCAGCGACGAGCCGGCAGGGAGTCACCCGCCGCTAAGGCGTGTTTCAAGAGTGGGTGGGTTTGATCAAGGTCACGGCGTGGCGGTGATCGATAACTGAAGAGGTCTCCGGTATCTGGTTCTGCGACCAAGCAAGAACTTCATACCGGAGACCTCGTGCCAAGCCTAGTGGTGACGAGGCGGCATGACCTGACCGACAGGCAGTGGGCTGTTCTGGCCCCTCTGCTGCCTGCCGCGCCGACGACAGGTCGTCCGCCGAAATGGGAGAAACGACAGCTCATCGACGGGATCCGGTGGCGGATCCGGATCGGTGCCCCAGCGCGGGATGTCCCGGCCGAGTACGCGCCCTGGCCCACCGTCCACGGCCTGTTCCGCCGTTGGCAGCGTGACGGGACCTGGGACAGGATCCTGTCCGCGTTGCAGGCGGCCGGCGACGCGACCGGCTGGATCGCTTGGACGGAGAGCGCCGACTCGATGACCAGTCGCGCCCACCAGCACGCCGCAGGCGCCCGCAAGGACAGGCATCTGCCGAAGGAGCCGCCCGGCGGTGTGCACGACAAGCCGGCAGAAACCGGTTTCTTCGCGACCGTCCACTGCCGGGGTCAGCCGGCCACCGGTCGACCGTGCGAACGCAGCCGCGAATCCGGGTGACTTCCCCGATGCGGCGGGTGGCGGGGCGGGAGCATGCTGGGGCCATGGGGCGACTTCTCGCTGGGACCGTCGCCGTGGTGTTCGCGCTGTTCGTCGCCGTGGGGTTCTCGCTGGGACCGTCGCCGTGGTGTTCACGCTGTTCGTCGCCGGTGTCATCGCCTGTGGCTCTTTCAGGGCACTGATCGGCGCCACGTTCTACATCCTGGTCGGGGCCGCGGTGGTCGGTGCGGCGCCTCCCTCTGCTACAAGCCTCTACTACAAGCGTCTACTACAAGCCTCTACTACAAGGCCAAGCGGAGCCTGGGCACCACTCGCAACCAGCGCCGTCTCGTCGAGGCCGCCGCGGCCACCCGGCGTCAGCGCAACCGCTGACGCCCGTCGGCACCGACCCGCCTCCGGCGCGGCAGGTCGCGTCACCGGGTCATTCACCCGTCCGGCCCAGGACCATGTCTCCGGCCGCCGGGTCCGGGCCGCCGTGCTCCGCACCCGCGTCCGAAATCCCACGCCCGACCGGAGCCCCACCGGCGGTCGGAGCACCATCCGCGACCGCCGCTCCACCCTCGGCCGAGGCAGCCGGCTCCCGGCGCAGTGACGTGCGCAGGGCCAATGCCGTAAGCAAGGTGGCGACGAGCCCGCCCGCTCCCGCCACCACGAGCGTGGCCGGGGCCGAGGTGGCGTCGAGCAGGAGGCCGCCGAGCATGTACGAGAGGGCGGCGGCGAGACCGACCGCGCCGTAGAGGTTGCCGAAGACGCGGCCCTGCATGCCGTCGGGCACCGTCCGCTGCAGCATGGTGTTGCTGCCGACGTCGATCGCGGCGATCCCGAGCCCGCGCACGGCCTGCATGGCGAATGCCGCGCCGATCGCCCAGGTCAGGCCAGCCGCCGCGCCGGTGAGCAGGTTGCCCAGCGAACTGATGCCGAAGCCGGCGATCAGCAGCGCCGCCGTCGGTACGTGGCGTCCGAGCCGGGTCAGCAGCGCATAGCCGGCGGCGAGGCCGAACCCGATCGCGCCGAGCAGGACCGCGGCCACGGAGTCGGGCACGTCGAAGACGCCTGTCGCGAGCACCGTCAGGGCCACGTCGTCGACGCCGGTGAAGAACACCACCGCGCAGAACCCCACGGCGACGACGCGGACGATGGGGGTCGTGACGATGTACCCGATGCCGGCGCGCGTGCCCTTCCACAGCGAGTCGGTCTCCAACTCGCTCGGCGGCAGTTTCGGCAGGACGGTGAGCAGCAGCGCCGACACGAGGAACGAGGCGGCGTCGACCAGCAGCACCCCGGTCGTGCCGAAGAACGGGAACAGCGCGGCGGCGAGTAGCGGCGCGCCCAGGTCCGCCGTGTTGGTGCCGAAGCCGAGGGTGGCGTTGGCCTCCTCGAGTTCGTCCCGCCGGACCAGCGCCGGCACCGCCGCCCGGGAGGCGGGCTGGAAGATCTGCCCGGCGACGGCCCGGGTCGCCACCAGGACCAGCAGCAGCGGCAGCGCGGGGAGGGACAGCGCGATCATCGCGACCACCGCGCCCTGCACGAGCTCACAGACGATCATCAGCCGTCGCCGGTCGAACCGGTCGGCGAGCGCCCCCGCGATCGGCGCGAGCAGTGACGGTGTGAAGTCGCCGGCGAGCAGCAGCGCCGCGACCGCGAGGCCCTGACCGGTCGAGTCGGCGACGTGCAGCAGCAACGCGATCATGCTGATCGAGTCACCGGCGAAGGACACGCACCGTGCGAGAAACAACACACGGAAGTCCCGGTTGCGGCGGAGCAGGCGCATGCGGACGCAGCGTAGGCGTCCGTCGCGCCGGGCTCATCGGATTTCCCATGGGATGTACGCGACGGGTGATCGACAAGGTGACCGCTGCCATGCGATTCACCGCCGACGATGTCGGGCAACTACGCTGCACCACCGGACGACCCCGTTCTCGGACATGCGCGACCGGTGACCAGCCGGTAGTCCGACCATGGTCTCCGCCTCGCGGCATCCCTCGGTGCCAGCGGCAACCGGGGTGAATCCGCACCAACGGTAGGGGCGCTGTTCCGTCCCGAGCCCGTCAGCCAACTCGGTAGGCGGCATCCGGAGCACGGCGAACATAACGCTCGGTACGGCCCTCGAAAGGCCAACCGCGACTGGATCGACGGCCGCCCCGGAGTACCGCGCGGGGGGCCTGCGCACCGCCTCCGCCCTGCTCGACAGCACCGACCCGGAGCGGCTCATGAGCCGGGCGATGCTGGTGAACACGATCAACCGGTACAACGACAAGACGCTCGGCGGGCTCAAGAAGCTCAAGGCCGACGCCGACGCGGCGAAGAAGTCGATCGACGCCGAGGTGGCCACCCAGACGGCCCGGGCCGACATCATGGGCAAGAAGGAGGACGCCGAGACGGCGCTCGCCAAGGCCGGCGGCAAGGCCACCGGCTACATGAGCGCGAATTCGCCCCTGGCCAAGCCCGCACCGCGCAACGCGGACGGCAGCGGGCCCAAGGAGAGCTGCACCATCGACGACCCGACCACCACGGGCTGCGTCACGCCGCGCATGATCCACTCGATGAAGGAGGCGCACGCCGCCGGCTTCAAGCGGTATTACTCCTGCTACCGGCCCCGGTGGGTCCCATGAGCACCCGAAGGGCCGTACGTGCGACTTCGCCGCCCGGGCCAACGGGTTCGGCGGTGACGCCACGGGTCAGGACAAGGTCTACGGCGGCAACCTCGCGGCGTTCTTCGTGCGCAACGCCAACACGCTCGGCGTGCTGTATGTCATCTGGCATCGCCAGGTGTGGACGTCGGCGGCGGGTTGGTACTACTACAGCGGCGCCGGCGACGACCCGTCCAGCGACAACACAAACCACGTGCATGATTCCGTGTACTAGGCCCCAACTCCGGCACCCACGACCGGTTTCCGCTGGAACCTGCCACGCGAGCGGGTTTTGGGAACGGTTGTTGCTACTGGCGCAGTGACAGACGTTCCCAACCCGGCAGTGGGGAGACGCGCTACCCGGCCCGGCGCGCTATGCCGAGGCGGGGCTGGCTCGACGTACCTCGTCGGCAATCCGCTCCGCCACCGTCTCGGCGAACTCCAGTGTGGCTGCCTCGACCATCACCCGGACCAGCGGCTCGGTGCCCGACGGGCGCAGCAGCACCCGTCCGGTCTCGCCCAGTTCCGCCTCGGCCTCGGCTGTCGCGGCGAGCACTGCCGGAGCACCGGCACCGATGGTCCGGTCACCGACCGGAACGTTGATCAGCACCTGTGGCAGCTTCGCGACCACGGCGGCGAGATCCGCCAGCGATCGGCCCGTCGCCGCCATCCGCGACATCAGTTGCAGGCCGGTCAGCACCCCGTCGCCGGTGGTGGCGTACTCCGACAGCACGATATGCCCGCTCTGCTCGCCGCCGAGCGCCAGCCCGGACGCCCGCAGCTCCTCCAGTACGTACCGGTCGCCGACCTTGGTCTCGATCAGCCGGATGCCCGCCTCGGCCATCGCGAGCCGAAGGCCCAGGTTGCTCATCACGGTGGCCACCAGCGTGTCCCGGGTCAGGGTGCCGGCCTCCCGCATGCCCAGGGCGAGAATGGCCAGGATCTGGTCGCCGTCGACCTCGTTCCCGTCGGCCGTGACCGCCACGCACCGGTCGGCGTCGCCATCATGGGCGATGCCGAGGTGCGCCCCGTGCTCGACCACGGCGGCCCGTAGGACGTCCAGGTGGTTCGACCCGCAGTCGTCGTTGATGTTGAGCCCGTCCGGCTCGGCGTGGATGGCGATGACCTCGGCACCGGCCTCCTGGTACGCGACGGGGGCCACCTCCGAGGCGGCACCGTGGGCGCAGTCGACGACTACCTTCAGCCCGTCGAGCCGGTGCGGCACCGTGCTCACGAGGTGCTGTACGTAGTGGTCGGCTCCGTCGAGCAGGTCGTGCACCCGTCCGACACCGGCACCCGTGGGCCGATGCCAGGTGGCGGCGGCGTTGGCCTCGATCGCCGCTTCGATCTGTAGCTCCACGTCGTCGGGAAGCTTGTGTCCCCCGGCGGCGAAGAGCTTGATCCCGTTGTCCGGCATCGGGTTGTGCGAGGCGGAGAGCATCACCCCGAGATCGGCCTTGACCTCACCCACCAGGTAGGCGACCGCCGGGGTGGGCAGCACACCGACCCGCAACACGTTCGCCCCGGCGCTGGCCAGCCCAGCAACCACGGCGGATTCGAGCATCTCTCCACTGGCCCGGGTGTCCCGGCCTACCACGGCCAACGGCGGGTGGCTGCGATCGGACTCGGCGAGGGTGTGCGCCGCCGCTACCGCGACGGCCATAGCCAGTTCGGGGGTCAGGTCGGCATTCGCCCGTCCCCGTACGCCATCAGTACCGAACAACCGACCCATGCGCGTGATACCTCCGGAAAGGCCGCCGACGAGGAAAGCAAACGGCCGGGGCCGCCACCGCTTGAGGGGGAGGCGGACCCGGCCGTCTGTCAGACGTACAAGGTGAAGCTGTTGCAGACGTGCAAGGTAAAACTGTCGCAGACGTACAGGGTGAAGCTGTCGATCAACGCTTCGAGTACTGCGGGGCCTTACGGGCCTTCTTGAGACCGTACTTCTTGCTTTCCTTGACCCGAGCGTCCCGGGTGAGGAAGCCGGCCTTCTTCAGCGCCGGACGGTCGTCGAGGTCGTTGGCGCAGAGCGCGCGAGCGAT is a window of Micromonospora polyrhachis DNA encoding:
- a CDS encoding holo-ACP synthase, which encodes MIVAVGIDVVLVDRFTRALERTPLLADRLFTEAERTTGSGHPRSPESLAARFAAKEAVAKALGAPSGLHWHDCEVVADPDGRPWLTVSGTVAAAATAHGVNRWHLSLSHDGGIASAMVVAES
- the glmS gene encoding glutamine--fructose-6-phosphate transaminase (isomerizing), with the translated sequence MCGIVGYAGSRPALGIVLDGLRRLEYRGYDSAGVAVVCGDELLTEKRAGKLANLEKALSERSSSETTDSGTVLGIGDGVTGIGHTRWATHGGPTDRNAHPHVARDGRVAVIHNGIIENFAKLRAELEADGVQFTSDTDTECAAHLLSAALTKLRTSGEPEGPQLLAAAMRAVCQRLEGAFTLLAVDASLPGTVVGARRNSPLVVGRGTGENYLASDVSAFIEHTREAVELGQDQVVLITGDTIEISDFAGQPATGKDFHIDWDASAAEKGGHEYFMLKEIAEQPQAIADTLLGRLTDSGEIMLDEVRLSDQDLRDVDKVFIVACGTAYHSGLVAKYAIEHWTRIPCEVELASEFRYRDPVLDRSTLVVAISQSGETMDTLMALRHAKAQKARVLAICNTNGSTIPRESDAVLYTHGGPEIAVASTKAFLTQLVACYLIGLHLAQVRGNLYADEAGAIVEQLLKTPDKIRELLAGIEPVRQLARELKAAPTVLFIGRHVGYPVALEGALKLKELAYMHAEGFAAGELKHGPIALIDQGTPVVCVVPSPAGRGMLHDKIVSNIQEVRARGARTIVIAEEGDTAVLPYADHVIYVPRTPTLLAPLMTTIPLQVFACEIAAARGHDVDQPRNLAKSVTVE
- a CDS encoding pyridoxal phosphate-dependent aminotransferase encodes the protein MTTTSSGTKRHRSADPLVHRMRPFGTTIFAEMSALAARTGAVNLGQGFPDTDGPAEMLAAAAQAVHSGHNQYPPGPGILPLRQAVADHERRFWGLEYDPDGEVLITAGATEAISAAILALCEADDEVICFEPYYDSYAASIALAGAVRRPVTLRPADDGRYAFDPDALRAAFGPRTRLVLLNSPHNPTGKVFTRDELTLIAELCQEHDVYAVTDEVYEHLVFTDAATTHIPLATLPGMGDRTLRISSAGKTFSCTGWKIGWASGPAALVSATTRVKQFLTFVNGAPLQPAVAVALALPDGYYEGFRAGMQARRDQLSAGLATAGFDVLTPEGTYFITADITRLGGRDGVEFCRSLPERCGVVAVPTQVFYDDVIAGQRLIRFAFCKRPEVLDDAVDRLSTMRQVG
- a CDS encoding prenyltransferase — its product is MTASGTSTASAVQGFQLSGFIRLARLRFLLYNVLPVGLGVAVTVHLGHPLDVKWYVVAQVFAWVVHLMTHYCNEYFDLEADRANIYHTPWTGGSRALVDGLVAPVVSLGTAFLLWVGGMLLVAAMPTTSARILGAVTLALAWFYTAPPLRFNYRGLGELTVAAILNGLWPVVAALLQADTLPLMLLAILAPTAVLQVARMMIMNLGDRVSDESVGKRTIPVIIGYSRAITMIIAAQVVAYLLLTLFAVAGWVPWLVWAPMTATAALSVWLVRQLRQGAMRDVIPERMTPVVFWASNHVSLIVCAALAGVLADIVVRGSGGSAPLILGAVLGGYALLFGHRLWLASRRQPTPANQRKADTARSATSRQGVTRR
- a CDS encoding MFS transporter, translating into MRLLRRNRDFRVLFLARCVSFAGDSISMIALLLHVADSTGQGLAVAALLLAGDFTPSLLAPIAGALADRFDRRRLMIVCELVQGAVVAMIALSLPALPLLLVLVATRAVAGQIFQPASRAAVPALVRRDELEEANATLGFGTNTADLGAPLLAAALFPFFGTTGVLLVDAASFLVSALLLTVLPKLPPSELETDSLWKGTRAGIGYIVTTPIVRVVAVGFCAVVFFTGVDDVALTVLATGVFDVPDSVAAVLLGAIGFGLAAGYALLTRLGRHVPTAALLIAGFGISSLGNLLTGAAAGLTWAIGAAFAMQAVRGLGIAAIDVGSNTMLQRTVPDGMQGRVFGNLYGAVGLAAALSYMLGGLLLDATSAPATLVVAGAGGLVATLLTALALRTSLRREPAASAEGGAAVADGAPTAGGAPVGRGISDAGAEHGGPDPAAGDMVLGRTGE
- the glmM gene encoding phosphoglucosamine mutase, encoding MGRLFGTDGVRGRANADLTPELAMAVAVAAAHTLAESDRSHPPLAVVGRDTRASGEMLESAVVAGLASAGANVLRVGVLPTPAVAYLVGEVKADLGVMLSASHNPMPDNGIKLFAAGGHKLPDDVELQIEAAIEANAAATWHRPTGAGVGRVHDLLDGADHYVQHLVSTVPHRLDGLKVVVDCAHGAASEVAPVAYQEAGAEVIAIHAEPDGLNINDDCGSNHLDVLRAAVVEHGAHLGIAHDGDADRCVAVTADGNEVDGDQILAILALGMREAGTLTRDTLVATVMSNLGLRLAMAEAGIRLIETKVGDRYVLEELRASGLALGGEQSGHIVLSEYATTGDGVLTGLQLMSRMAATGRSLADLAAVVAKLPQVLINVPVGDRTIGAGAPAVLAATAEAEAELGETGRVLLRPSGTEPLVRVMVEAATLEFAETVAERIADEVRRASPASA